From a region of the Halomonas sp. HL-93 genome:
- a CDS encoding RnfABCDGE type electron transport complex subunit D produces the protein MSMLHASQINDRPHLSIMPSTGGIMRWVLIATLPGLITMTFFFGLGVISNVVLAAAFGLGFEALILWLRKRPLRPALNDASALLTGVLLGASLPPASPWWLIGIGMVAAIIVAKQLYGGLGNNPFNPAMVGYALLLVSFPTYMTLWPTPQPLWPDMLWGQIMGNVSVDQIDSLSGATPLDAFKHKGEGVSASQFWASQPLPSGTLNAWQWVSFAWLAGGVLLLAKRIITWHIPLTMLASMMAFASLLYLFDPEYFASPWLHLLTGATLFGAFFIATDPVSAATSQRGKLIYGAGIGALVMLIRTWGGYPDAIAFAVLLMNLCVPLLDLYTVPRPTGLKKTTSKEQP, from the coding sequence ATAAGTATGCTGCATGCGTCCCAGATCAATGATCGACCCCACCTGAGCATAATGCCTAGTACCGGAGGCATTATGCGCTGGGTGCTGATTGCCACGCTGCCCGGCCTTATCACCATGACGTTTTTTTTCGGCCTGGGAGTGATCAGCAATGTGGTGCTGGCCGCTGCTTTTGGCCTGGGCTTTGAAGCGCTTATCTTATGGCTGCGCAAGCGCCCGCTGCGCCCAGCACTTAACGATGCCAGCGCGCTGCTCACTGGCGTATTGTTGGGCGCATCGTTACCGCCGGCAAGCCCCTGGTGGCTTATTGGCATCGGCATGGTCGCCGCTATTATCGTTGCTAAGCAGCTTTATGGCGGACTAGGTAATAACCCATTTAACCCGGCAATGGTCGGCTATGCACTGCTACTGGTGTCGTTTCCCACCTATATGACCCTATGGCCGACTCCCCAGCCGCTATGGCCTGATATGTTATGGGGTCAAATCATGGGCAATGTCTCGGTCGACCAGATTGATAGTTTAAGCGGCGCCACACCGCTTGATGCCTTTAAGCACAAAGGCGAGGGGGTATCAGCCAGCCAATTTTGGGCCAGTCAACCACTGCCAAGCGGCACCCTAAATGCTTGGCAATGGGTCAGCTTTGCTTGGCTTGCGGGCGGCGTACTCTTGCTGGCCAAGCGCATCATCACCTGGCATATACCCTTGACGATGCTAGCCAGCATGATGGCCTTTGCCTCGCTGCTGTACTTGTTTGATCCGGAGTACTTCGCCTCGCCTTGGCTGCACCTGCTCACCGGTGCCACGCTCTTCGGCGCATTTTTCATTGCCACCGACCCCGTTTCTGCTGCCACCAGCCAACGCGGAAAACTGATCTACGGCGCAGGCATCGGCGCGCTTGTCATGCTGATTCGTACCTGGGGCGGGTATCCCGATGCAATTGCGTTTGCAGTGCTACTCATGAACCTGTGTGTTCCGCTACTAGATCTATACACCGTGCCTCGCCCAACTGGCCTGAAAAAAACGAC